In one window of Haloterrigena salifodinae DNA:
- a CDS encoding thiolase family protein: MSQTPVVVEAVRTPQGKEDGVFADVRSEDLSVPLIDEILAETGLSGDEVDDLMWGCAQQRSEQDNNLARVIALLSELGENVPATTINRWCASSMQSVISASDAIAAGNRDAIIAGGVESMSRVPMGGGFEHIHPKLAELYDLGDLQMGMTAEKVAEEYGISREEQDEYAARSQQNAAEATESGRFDDEIVPIETEDGTVSEDEGIRPGTTTEKLAELPTVFKDDGTVTPGNASQISDGASALLITSEAFAEEHDLEILAEVGRNNVAGVDPTVMGIGPVPATKGLLERNGRDIDEYDLVELNEAFASQSLYSRDELGIDPEIFNVNGGAIALGHPLGASGARLPVTLINELQKRGGGLGLATLCVGFGQGAAIEFDVN, from the coding sequence ATGTCACAGACGCCAGTCGTGGTCGAGGCAGTACGGACCCCACAGGGGAAAGAGGACGGCGTGTTCGCGGACGTCCGCAGCGAGGACCTCTCGGTGCCGCTGATCGACGAGATTCTGGCCGAGACCGGACTCTCTGGCGACGAGGTCGACGATCTGATGTGGGGCTGTGCACAGCAGCGCAGCGAGCAGGACAACAACCTCGCCCGCGTCATCGCCCTGCTGTCGGAACTCGGGGAGAACGTGCCGGCGACGACGATCAATCGCTGGTGTGCCTCCTCAATGCAGTCAGTCATCTCCGCCTCCGACGCCATCGCGGCCGGCAACCGCGACGCCATCATCGCCGGCGGCGTCGAGAGCATGAGCCGCGTCCCGATGGGCGGCGGCTTCGAACACATCCACCCCAAACTCGCCGAACTGTACGATCTCGGCGACCTCCAGATGGGGATGACCGCCGAGAAGGTCGCCGAGGAGTACGGCATCTCCCGGGAGGAACAGGACGAGTACGCCGCCCGCAGCCAGCAAAACGCCGCCGAAGCGACCGAGTCGGGCCGCTTCGACGACGAGATCGTCCCGATCGAGACCGAGGACGGCACCGTCAGCGAGGACGAGGGCATTCGCCCCGGCACGACGACCGAGAAACTCGCCGAACTGCCGACCGTCTTCAAGGACGACGGCACCGTCACGCCCGGCAACGCCTCCCAGATCTCCGACGGCGCCTCCGCGCTGCTGATCACCAGCGAGGCCTTCGCCGAGGAGCACGACCTCGAGATCCTGGCCGAGGTCGGCCGGAACAACGTCGCCGGCGTCGACCCGACCGTCATGGGGATCGGTCCGGTCCCGGCGACGAAGGGCCTGCTCGAGCGCAACGGCCGCGACATCGACGAGTACGACCTCGTGGAGCTCAACGAGGCCTTCGCCAGCCAGTCGCTGTACTCCCGCGACGAACTCGGCATCGATCCCGAGATCTTTAACGTCAACGGCGGCGCCATCGCGCTCGGCCACCCGCTGGGGGCCTCGGGTGCGCGCCTGCCGGTCACGCTGATCAACGAACTCCAGAAGCGCGGCGGCGGTCTCGGGCTGGCGACGCTCTGTGTCGGCTTCGGGCAGGGTGCGGCGATCGAGTTCGACGTCAACTAA
- a CDS encoding aldehyde ferredoxin oxidoreductase family protein: MKHVQGPLCTIDVGERTMQTEEIDDLLESFLGGRALGTKLAHDRIPFDVDPLGADNRVFFATGPMQHSTMSFTGRMSATSVSPLTDGLLSSNAGGFLSRNFTGTGYSAVEVTGASDDLVIVHVTDEGVEFEDVPDLEQATVPETCEHIEAEHDLESEHTVVVGPAGENEVRFASMMTSEERAFGRGGLGAVLGAKNIKAITFDGDSTNEVEIPAVQMEIHGEAAQADHPMKESGTTSVTEYANMVEALPSYYFSELSFEGIDGVNGDRVAEKKYKKGTCSACAFACKLPTRDEESGVETEGPEFETLMAFGPNSGVDDIVDVMKSNQLCDELGLDAISAGDAVAAYLASEDEFGNVDLIHELVEKIAYREGVGDQLAEGIDRFHEDLGVENWTVKGMEFPAHDGRTLNGQGLSFATSNRGADHMYAEFYPYEYPLVDADDAFDKSGLEGKPPAIVEHENINAIKDSAVVCKFSRDFITEERFEILLDADYEDLLALGGTVVSLERHFNNQRGFDRSDDTLPYEIPDFEQGLEEYYDERGWEDDGTVPADRFEGADFDAAPADD; this comes from the coding sequence ATGAAACACGTCCAGGGACCGCTGTGCACGATCGACGTCGGGGAGCGGACGATGCAGACCGAGGAGATCGACGACCTCCTCGAGTCGTTCTTGGGCGGCCGCGCACTCGGGACGAAACTCGCACACGATCGAATCCCGTTCGACGTCGACCCACTTGGGGCCGACAACCGTGTGTTCTTCGCGACGGGCCCGATGCAGCATTCGACCATGAGCTTCACCGGCCGGATGTCGGCGACGAGCGTCTCGCCGCTGACCGACGGGTTGCTCTCCTCGAACGCCGGCGGCTTCCTCTCGCGGAACTTCACCGGAACGGGCTACAGCGCCGTCGAGGTTACTGGCGCGAGCGACGACCTCGTCATCGTCCACGTCACCGACGAGGGCGTGGAGTTCGAGGACGTTCCCGACCTCGAGCAGGCGACGGTACCCGAGACCTGCGAGCACATCGAGGCCGAACACGACCTCGAGTCCGAGCACACGGTCGTCGTCGGTCCCGCGGGCGAGAACGAGGTCCGTTTCGCCTCGATGATGACTTCGGAGGAGCGCGCCTTCGGCCGCGGCGGACTGGGCGCCGTCCTCGGCGCGAAAAACATCAAGGCGATCACCTTCGACGGCGACTCGACTAACGAGGTCGAGATTCCGGCCGTCCAGATGGAGATCCACGGCGAGGCCGCCCAAGCCGACCACCCGATGAAGGAATCGGGGACGACCTCCGTCACAGAGTACGCTAACATGGTCGAGGCGCTGCCCAGCTACTACTTCTCGGAGCTCTCCTTCGAGGGGATCGACGGCGTCAACGGCGACCGCGTCGCCGAGAAGAAGTACAAGAAGGGAACCTGTTCGGCCTGCGCGTTCGCCTGCAAGCTGCCGACTAGAGACGAGGAATCCGGCGTCGAAACCGAGGGCCCGGAGTTCGAGACCCTGATGGCGTTCGGCCCCAATTCGGGCGTCGACGACATCGTCGACGTGATGAAATCGAACCAGCTATGCGACGAACTCGGCCTCGACGCAATCTCGGCCGGCGACGCTGTTGCGGCCTACCTCGCGAGCGAGGACGAGTTCGGCAACGTCGATCTGATCCACGAACTCGTCGAGAAGATCGCCTACCGCGAGGGCGTCGGCGACCAGCTCGCGGAGGGGATCGACCGCTTCCACGAGGACCTCGGCGTCGAGAACTGGACCGTCAAGGGAATGGAGTTCCCCGCCCACGACGGCCGCACCCTGAACGGCCAGGGACTCTCCTTCGCCACCTCCAACCGCGGCGCCGACCACATGTACGCCGAGTTCTACCCCTACGAGTACCCGCTCGTCGACGCCGACGACGCCTTCGACAAGTCGGGTCTGGAGGGCAAGCCGCCGGCGATCGTCGAACACGAGAACATCAACGCCATCAAGGACAGCGCCGTCGTCTGTAAGTTCTCGCGGGACTTCATTACCGAGGAGCGCTTCGAGATCCTCTTGGACGCCGACTACGAGGACCTGCTGGCACTCGGCGGCACCGTCGTCTCCCTCGAGCGCCACTTCAACAATCAGCGCGGCTTCGACCGGAGCGACGATACCCTCCCCTACGAGATTCCGGACTTCGAGCAGGGACTCGAGGAGTACTACGACGAACGCGGCTGGGAGGACGATGGGACGGTCCCCGCCGACCGTTTCGAGGGTGCCGACTTCGATGCGGCGCCGGCCGACGACTGA